The Shinella zoogloeoides genome contains the following window.
CTCTCCCGCGTCCAGCGCAAGATGCGCGCCCTGTTCGATGCCCGCGTGAAGGAGAGGGGGCTGACGCTGCCTCGCGCCCGCGCCCTGCTGATCCTCGGCCGCGGCGCGCAGCTCAACCAGCGTGAGCTTGCCCACGAACTCGATATCGAGACGCCGACGCTCGTGCGTCTGCTGGACGGCATGGAAAAGCAGGGCTTCATCGAGCGTCAGGCCGTGGAGGGCGACCGCCGCGCCAAGCAGATCGTCATGACCGACTACGGCGCAAATGTTGCCAGAGAGGTGCTCGATCTCGCTCGCTCACTGCGCGCCGACGTCCTGAAGAGCATCCCGACGGGCGACATGTCCACCACCGTCAAGGTCTTCGCCGTCATGGCGGAGAATATCGCCCAGAGCTGTCGGGAAAGCGTCGAGGCATGAGCGCCGTTCCCGCCAGCGAAGAGCGCGGGCAGGAGGATGCAGCGGAGCCGGTGGCAGAGCAGCCGGCCGCCCCGCCGCCGGCTCCCCCCGTCATAACGCCAAGACGCGCCGCCGCCTGTATTGCGGCCTCGACCCTGCTCGCCATGACGCAGGGTTTCGGCATGAACCTCGTCGCGGCCAATATCCCGCAGCTTCAAGGCCCTTTCGGCGCGACGAGCGCGGAGGCCGTCTGGCTGATGGCGGCCTATATGGCGCCGAACGCCTCGCTGTCGCTCGCCCTCATCAAGATCCGCAACCAGTATGGCCTGCGCCATTTCGCCGAGCTCGGCATTGCCGTCTTCCTCGTCGTTTCGGTGCTGCATATCTTCATCACCGACCTGCATTCCGCCATCGTGCTGCGCTTCTTTGCCGGCATCGCCGCCGCGCCGCTCTCCTCGCTCGGCTTCCTCTACATGCTGGAGGCCTTCACCCCGGCGCGCAAGCTGACGGTCGGTATCTCGCTGGCCTTGACCAATATCGGCCTCGCCGCGCCGCTGACGCGCCTCATCTCCCCCGCGCTCATCGAGCTTGGCGGCGTGCGGGCCTTGCTTCATCTCGAAGTCGCGCTCGCCATGCTCTCCTTCGCGGCGATCTATCTTCTGCCGCTGACGCCGGTGCCGCGCGCCAAGGTCATCGAGAAGCTCGACATTCTCAGCTATGTCTTCATCGCCATCGGTTTCGGCTCGGGCGCAGTCATCCTCGTCACCGGCCGTACCTATTGGTGGATGGAGGCCCAGTGGATCGGCGAGCTGCTGGTCGTCATGATCGGCGCGCTGACGATCGCCGCCTTGCTGGAACTCAACCGCGAAAAGCCGCTGATCGACCTGCGCTGGCTGTTCAGCCGAGAGATGCTGCATTTCGCCGCCGTTCTCATTCTCTTCCGGTTGATGCTCGCCGAGCAGACGGCCGTTGCCAGCAATTTCTTCCAGATCATGGGCCTGCAGAGCGACCAGCTCACGCATCTCTACGGCGTCGTCGCGCTCGCCACGCTTGCCGGCGGCCTCCTCTGCGCCGTCATCATGAAGCCGGGGCGCGAGCCGGGCATCCACATGATCGCGCTGCTGCTGATCGGTGTCGGTGCGTTCATGGACAGCCATGCGACGAACCTGACGCGGCCCGAGCAGATGTATCTCAGCCAGGCGATGATCGCCGCCGGGGGCAGCCTGTTCCTGCCGCCCGCCATCGCCGCCGGCTTCACCATGGCGCTGAGGAAGGGGCCGCAATATATCCTCAGCTTCATCGTCGTCTTCCTGGTGACGCAGAGCCTCGGCGGGCTCGCCGGCTCGGCGCTGTTCGGCTCCTTCATCACGCTGCGCGAAAAATTCCATTCGAATGTTCTGGCGCAGGCGATGACGCTGGCCGACCCGCTGGTCGCCGCCCGTGTCTCGCAGCTTTCCGCCGCCTATGGGCGCACGATCACCGACGCCGCCGTGCTGAAGGCCGAGGGCGTCGCGCTGCTCAGCCAGCAGGTGACGCGCGAGGCCAACGTGCTGGCCCACAACGACGCATTCTTCGTCATCGCGCTTCTGGCGGTCGCCGCTGCCGCCGCGCTCGCCATCCACTGGATTTACATTCGCATCAAGGAGGCCACCGCACCCGTCGAGGGGCAGGCGGCCATCGAAGGTTGACCGACATGAAGCAATATATCCGCAACACCGCCACGACCCTCGCCGTGGTCCTCGGCATCGCCGGCATCGGCGCCGTGCTCTACGCCTGGCAGCTTCCGCCCTTTTCCAGCGAAGTCCAGACCACGGACAACGCCTATGTGCGCGGCTACGTGACGCTGATCAGCCCGCAGCTCGCCGGCTACATCACGGATGTGCCGGTGAAGGATTACGAGACCGTCAAGGCCGGGCAGGTGCTCGCCCGCCTCGATGACCGCATCTATCGCCAGAAGGTCGAGCAGGCCAAGGCCACGCTCGCCAGCCAGACGGCGGCGCTCTCCAATTCCGAGCAGCAGGAAAACGCCGCCAAGGCCCGTATCGGCGCCAGCGAGGCTGCGCTTGCGAGCGCCAAGGCCGCCCGCCGGCGGGCCGAGGAGAACTGGAACCGCATCGAGGAGCTTTCCGGCAAGGGCATCGCCACCCAGAGCGACCGCGAACAGAGCCGCACCGCGCTCGACCAGGCGGAAGCGTCGGTCTCGCAGGCCGAGGCGAACCTTGAAGTGACGAAGCAGGACCTGCAGACGATCATCGTCGGTCGCGATTCCCTCCGCGCCGCCGTGGCGGGCGCGCAGGCCTCGGTGGAACTGGCGAAGATCGACCTCTCCAACACGGTCGTCACCGCCCCCCGCGACGGCGTCGTGGGCGAGGTGGGGGGCAAGCTCGGCCAATATGTCGCCGCCGGCACGCAGCTCATGGCCGTGGTGCCGCACGACACCTGGATCATCGCCAACTTCAAGGAAACGCAGCTTGCCTATATCAAGCCCGGCCAGAAGGTCGAGGTCAGCGTCGACGCGCTGAAGCACGCAAAGCTCGTCGGCCGTGTGGAACGCTTCTCGCCGGCCGCCGGCTCGGAATTCAGCGTTATCAGGCCGGATAACGCGACCGGCAACTTCACCAAGGTCGCCCAGCGCATTCCGGTGCGCATCGCCATCGACGAAGGGCAGGACCTTGCGAAGTATCTCGCGCCGGGATTGTCGGTGGTGGTGACGACGGTGGTGGGGGATTAGGCAGTAGGCAGTAGGCAGTAGGCAGTAGGACTGCCCCTCATCCGCCTGCCGGCACCTTCTCCCCTCAAGCGGGGCGAAGGGAAGGATGCCACGCCTTCTGCAAGCACGAAGTTTTTTGACTGGGAAAGAGAGTGCCGCATATTCCTTCTCCCCGCTTGCGGGGAGAAGGTGGCGGCAGGCGGATGAGGGGGCTGTCGGCCCGCCCGCTCACTCCGGCAGGCGATAATCCAGCAAACGCCCCTGGCGCATGTCGTAGAGTTTGCCCGTCTCAGCATAGTCGCGCGAAACCAGCGGCAGGATGGCCTTCGCCACTTCGGAAGGATGCTGCACCGTCGAAGGGTCTTCGCCGGGAATGGCCTGCGCGCGCATGGCGGTGCGGGTCGCGCCCGGATCGAAGGAGGTGATGCGCAGCGCGGTGTGCTGCGTCTCGCTGGCCCAGGTGCGGGCCAGCGCCTCGACGGCCGCCTTGGAGGCGGAATAGGGCCCCCAGAAGGGCTTGCACTTGTGCGCGGCGCTGGAGGAGAGGATGACGGCGCGGCCGGCGTCGGAGCGTGTCAGCAGCGGCTCGACCGAGCGGATGAGCCGCCAGGTCGCCGTGACGTTGATCGTCATGACTTTCTCGAAGACCTTCGCCTCGACATGGCCGATGGGCGAGATCGTGCCCAGCACGCCGGCATTGGCGACGAGGATGTCGAGCTTGCCCCAGCGCTCGAAGATCGAGCCGCCGAGCTTGTCGATGGCCGCCATGTCGGCAAGGTCGAAGGGCACCAGCGTCGCGCTGCCGCCGACGGCCTTGATCGCATCGTCCAGCTCTTCCAGCCCGCCGACGGTTCGCGCGCAGGCGATGACATGCGCGCCGGCCTTCGCCAGTTCGAGGGCGGTGAAATAGCCGATACCGCGCGACGCGCCGGTGACCAGCGCGATGCGGTCTTTCAGGTCGATGCTCATGATGTCTTCAATTATCCGTTGCTTGCCAGAACCGAGACCTTCCGTCCCATCGTCTCGCCTTCCTTGTCAAGGAGGCGCGTCGGATAGTCGCCGGTGAAGTAATGGTCGGTGAATTGCGGGCGGGCCGGGTTGCGGTCCTCGCCGCCGACGGCGCGGTAGAGGCCGTCGATGGAGATGAACTCCAGCGAATCCGCGCCGATATACTTCGCCATCGCCTTGACGTCGTTGTACTGGTTGGCCAGCAGCTTGTCGCGGTCCGGCGTGTCGATGCCGTAGAAATCCGGGTAGAAGATCATCGGGCTTGCGACGCGGATATGCACTTCCTTGGCGCCGGCATCGCGGATCATCTGCACGATCTTCAGCGACGTCGTGCCGCGCACGATGGAATCGTCGACGAGGATCACGCGCTTGCCGGCGATCATCGCGCGGTTTGCCGAATGCTTCAGCTTCACGCCGAAGGCGCGGATCTGCTGCGTCGGCTCGATGAAGGTGCGGCCGACATAGTGGTTGCGGATGATGCCGTATTCGAACGGAATGCCGCTTTCCTGCGCATAGCCGAGCGCCGCGGGCGTGCCGCCGTCCGGCACGGGCACGACGACGTCGCCCTCGACCGGATGTTCCTTGGCAAGGTTGATGCCCATGTTCTTGCGCGCCACATAGACACTGCGGCCGCCGACGACCGAATCGGGGCGGGCGAAATAGACATATTCGAAGAGGCAGAGGCGTTCCGGCTGCGCATTGCCGGATTTGCGCGCCTCGATGGTGATGGAGCCGTCCGGCTGGATCTCGCAGATGATGATCTCGCCGTTCTCCACGTCGCGCACGAACTTCGCGCCGATGATGTCGAGTGCGCAGGTCTCGGAGGCGAAGATCGGCTTGCCGTCGAGTTCGCCCATGACCAGCGGGCGGATGCCCGTGGGGTCGCGTGCGGCGATCAGCTTGGTGCGGGTGATGCCGAGCATCGAATAGCCGCCTTCCATCTGGCGGATGGCGTCGATGAAGCGGTCGGTGGTGTTGGTGTAGCGCGAGCGGGCGATGAGGTGCAGCACGACTTCCGTGTCGGAGGTCGACTGACAGATCGCGCCGCCGGCGATGAGCTGGCGGCGCAGCGTCAGGCCGTTGGTGAAGTTGCCGTTATGGGCAACGGCGATGCCGCCGACTTCCAGTTCGGCAAAGAGCGGCTGAACGTTGCGCAGCGCCACTTCCCCGGTGGTGGAATAGCGCGTGTGGCCGATCGCCATGTTACCCGGCAGCTTCGCCAGCGTCACCGGGTTCGTATAATGGTCGCCGACGAGGCCCATGTGCTTTTCGGTGTTGAACTGCTTGCCGTCGAAGGAGACGATGCCCGCCGCTTCCTGGCCGCGATGCTGGAGCGCGTGCAGGCCGAGTGCTGTCAGCGTGGCGGCTTCCGGATGGCCGAGGATGCCGAAGACGCCGCACTCTTCGTGAAGCGTATCGCCGTCGAGATCGTCGTCGTGGCGGCCGGGGAACTCAAAATCGCTCATTGCTGCAAGCCTTTGCTCGGGACCGTAAGAGGTTGCACGGGTTACTCGGGTCTTCGCTGCGCCCGGCGAGGCCCATATGGGTATCGCCGAAAGCATTTGCCACCGAGGCCCGGAAGCGTCAGTGGCTGGTATCGCATCCTACCAAAAAATCGGGGAGCCTGCCTTGGTCATTTTGGGCTGCGGCGGCTCCCCTGATCGATTTATCCGTTGGTGGCGGGCGTTTCTTCGGCCGGAGCCTGGTTCGTGCCGCCGCTTGCGCCGTCCGGGTCCTCCGCCGCGCCGCCTTCCGTCGCGCCGGCCTTGCCGCGCAGGCGGTCGAGGATCGTCGCGTCGGCGTCTTCCGGCAGCAGCGCCACGAGGCGCGAGCCGAGATTGTCGAGGAGCGGCTTGGACTTGGCCGTGGTGACCCAGGCCGGCTGCTGCTGCGGGGCGACCAGCCAGTTGAAGAACAGCATGGCGACGACGACGAGCAGGATGCCGCGGGCCGCGCCGAACAGGAAGCCCAGCGTGCGGTCCAGCGCGCCGACGCGGCTGTCGATGATGAAATCGGCGATGCGCATGGTGATGAAGGAGATCACGATCAGCGCGACGAGGAAGACGGCGGCGGCGGAGCCGACCATCGCAACCGTGTCGCTCGTCGTGTAGTCCTTCGCATAGGGCAGCAGCACCGGATAGAGGAAGTAGGCGGCCGCGGCAGCGCCCACCCAGCTTGCGACGGAAAGCACTTCGCGCGAGAAGCCGCGCACCATCGCCAGCACCGCTGAAAACAGCGCGACGCCGATGACGATACCGTCGAGAATTGTGATGGGCATGTTTGTCCTACTCCAAACCCGAAATGTCGCCGGCCCCATATCCTGTGCGGGGCCAACTTAGCGGAAGGCGTCGCCGCCGTCCCGGTTCGGCACGGATCGAGCCCCGTTTCCCACAGGGCTTTCTCGTGCCGGAGGGCGTCAGACGTCCTCGTCTTCCCGCTTCAGGGCGCTTTTCGATCCGGCAATGCGCGCCACCAGATCCGGCAGGCTGTCGATCTCGCTCCAGCGGCCGCCAGCGCCCTTGGGCAGATCGGCGGAACCGGCGGGCAACACGGCCTGCGAAAAACCCAGCTTTTCGGCCTCTTTAAGGCGCTGGGCGGTGTGCGCAACCGGGCGAATGGCACCCGACAGGCTGACTTCGCCGAAATAGACGCAATCGGCGGGAAGGGCAAGTCCGGCAAGCGAGGAAACGAGCGCGGAGGCCACCGCAAGGTCCGCCGCCGGTTCCGAAATGCGGTAACCGCCGGCAACATTGAGGTAAACGTCGTGTTGCCCGAGCCTGACGCCGCAATGGGCCTCCAGCACGGCAAGAATCATCGACAGCCGCGCCGAATCCCAGCCGACGACCGCCCGGCGCGGCGTGCCGAGCGAGGTGGGGGCGACGAGCGCCTGCACTTCCACCAGCACCGGCCGGGTGCCCTCCATGCCGGCGAAGACCGCCGCGCCCGGCGATTTCGCATTGCGTTCGCCAAGGAAGAGTTCGGAAGGGTTGGATACCTCGCGCAGCCCCTTGTCGGACATTTCGAAGACGCCGATCTCGTCGGTGGGGCCGAAGCGGTTCTTCACCGTGCGCAGGATTCGGTAGTGATGCCCGCGGTCGCCCTCGAAATAGAGCACGGCGTCGACCATGTGCTCGACGACGCGCGGGCCGGCGATCTGGCCTTCCTTGGTGACATGGCCGACCAGAACCATCGCCGCGCCCGTCTGCTTGGCGAAGCGGATCATCGCCTGCACGCCGGTGCGCACCTGCGTCACCGTGCCCGGCGCGGCCTCGGCCGTGTCGCTCCACAATGTCTGGATCGAATCGATGATCACTAGATCCGGCCGCTTGCCTTCGCCGACGGTTGCGAGGATGTCCTCCACATTGGTCTCGGCGGCAAGCAGCACGTCCGTCTCGGCGGCCTGCAGGCGTTGCGCGCGCAACCGCACCTGCGCCACCGCCTCTTCGCCCGAGACATAGATGATGCGATGCCCGCGGCGGGAGAGGGCGGCGGCGGCCTGCATCAGGAGCGTCGACTTGCCGATGCCGGGATCGCCGCCGATCAGCACGGCCGAGCCGCGCACGAAGCCGCCGCCGGTCGCCCGGTCGAGTTCGCCGATGCCGGTATGGATGCGCGGGGCTTCCTCGATCTCACCGGACAGCGCCGTCAGCGCCACCGGCCGGCCCGTCTTCGGCACCTTGCCGGGGCCGGAGCCGATGCCGCCCATCGGGTCTTCCTCGACGACGGTGTTCCACTCGCCGCAGCCCTCGCATTTCCCGACCCAGCGGGAATGGGCAGTGCCGCAGTTCTGGCAGACGAATTGGGTGCGGGCTTTCGCCATGAAGATCGCTTTCCTGAATCACTGGAAAGCCCATTAGCACAAAACAGGAACGTGTCCTATTTTTTCGCAGTCTCGTAGCGCCGTTCGTAGCGGCGGCCGAGACTGGTCAGAAGTTCGTAGTCGATGGTGCCGCCGGCGCGGGCCACGTCCTCGATGGGCATGGCGCGGCCGAACAGCTCGATGAAGTCGCCGGCGCGCACGCTGCCGGGCGGCAGGTCCGTCACGTCGAAATGGGAAAGGTCCATCGTCACGCGGCCGATCAGCGGCACGGCATGGCCATGCAGCACGCCGCTCGCCCCGGAAATACCAGCCGTGCGCAGCGGCACGCCGGAACCGGAAAGGCTGCGCATATAGCCGTCCGCATAGCCGATGGCCGCGACGGCGATGCGCGTGTCGCGGGCAAGCACCGCGGATGCGCCGTAGCTGACGCTCTCGCCGGCCTTGGCCTCGCGCACCTGAAGGATGCGGGCCTCGGCGGTGACGACCGGCTTCATCGGGTTCGGGACGCCGTTGACCGCCGCGCCGCCATAGAGCGCGATGCCGGGCCGGGTAAGGGTGAAGTGGTAGTCTTCGCCGAGGAAGATGCCGGCGGAGTTGGCAAGCGTCGCGTCGATGTCGTCGAAGGCTTTCACGACGCTGCGGAAGCGCTGGAGCTGCTGGCGGTTGAGGGGATGGGCCGGGTCGTCGGCGCAGGCGAGATGGCTCAGCAGCATGATCGGCGCGAAGCTCGCCGGCCGGGCCGCGTCCTCGGCGAGCGCCAGCGCATCCTCCACCCGCAGGCCGAGGCGGCTCATGCCCGTATCGACATGCAGCACGCAGGGCAGGTCCCCGCCCTCGGCAATCGCCGCCATGAAGACGACGAGCTGTTCTTCCGAGACGATGACCGGAACGAGATCGAATTCGAAGAACAGTCGCTCGGAGCCGGCCCACATGCCGGACAGCACATAGATGCGCACATCCGGCAGGAGCGCGCGCAGCGCCGCGCCCTCGGCGGGTGTGGCCACGAAGAAGTCCCGCGCGCCGGCATGGTGGAAGGTCTTCGCCGCCGGCTCCAGTCCGATGCCATAGGCATCGGCCTTCAGCACCGCCGCCGTGCGCGCCGCGCCGGAGCGGCGGGCCATGGTCCGCCAGTTGTCGGCGAGCGCGGAAAGGTCGATCGTCAGGCGGGCGTGATCCTCTCCGGCGACGGGCAGGGTGGGGCGTGCGTGCGGATGATGATGGCTCATGGCCATGAATACAGCCTGTGGACCATGGCGGCAATATGCCCGCCCGCCGCATTGCCGCCGCCCGGTTGGCTCTCTAAGGTGCGCGCCCAGAACGGGGAAATGCATGTGTCGTAAAACGCGGGCGACCTTCGGGGCGATGATGCTGGCGCTGGCGTGCCAGACGGCGGCGTTCGCGCAGGATACGCCGACGGACGCCGACATGCGGGGCGTGCATGCCGTGCTGCTCGGCCTTGCGCAGGACGGCGCCGAGCCGGAGCGCGACGGCAGCGCCGATGTCTTCTACTCCATCGTCGAGACGCCCGAGGCGCCGCGGCTGGTGACGCGGCTCGAAGTCTCCGGCGCGCCCTGCCGCGCCCGCACGACCACCGCCCTGCAATTTCCCGGAAAATGGGCGACGCTGACCTTCGCCCTCGTCGATCTCAGCCGCGTGACGGCCATCACGGCCTATGCCTCGGTCGACGACATGATCGCCGAGGTCAACCCGGTGCCCTTCGATGCCCCTGAGGCCGAGCAGATCGTGCTGACGGGCAAGGGCCTCTACTGTTCGAGCCGCCTGTCGCTCTCCGGCGAGAACACGGCAGCGGACGAGACCTGTTCCGACCGCCTTGACCTGCCGATGACGGACAGGGAGCAGAAGGCGCGCGGCCAGCATGCGCTCGCCATCGTCGCGGGGGTCTGCAAGGCCCCGGCCTTTCGCCGGAGATAGAGCCGGGGGCGGCCCCGGCTTGCGCCTCAGTGCTCGTACTGGGTGAAGGACGGGTCCGCGAGGTCGGTGAAGCGGGTATATTCCGACTGGAAGGCGAGCTTCACCGTGCCGGTGGGGCCGTGACGCTGCTTGGCGATGATGACGTCCGCGGTGCCCTTCACCGCTTCGAACTTCATCTTCCATTCTTCGTATTTCGGGTCGAACTCGTCGCGCGGCTCGAGGTTCTTCACGTAATATTCCTCGCGGAACACGAAGAGCACCACGTCGGCGTCCTGCTCGATGGAGCCGGATTCGCGAAGGTCGGAGAGCTGCGGACGCTTGTCCTCGCGGCTTTCCACCTGACGGGAGAGCTGGGAAAGCGCGATGATCGGAACGTTCAGTTCCTTGCCCAGCGCCTTGAGGCCTGTGGTGATCTGGGTGATTTCCTGCACGCGGTTGTCGCTCGATTTGCCCGAGCCGGTCATGAGCTGGATATAGTCCACCACGAGGCAGTCGAGGCCGCGCTGGCGCTTGAGGCGGCGGGCGCGGGCGGAAAGCTGGGCAATCGAGATACCGCCGGTCTGGTCGATATAGAGCGGCACCTTCTGCATCATCTGGCTGCAGGCGACGAGCTTTTCGAAATCGGCCTCGGAAATGTCGCCGCGGCGGATCTTCGAGGAGGAGACTTCGGTCTGCTCGGAGATGATACGGGTCGCGAGCTGTTCGGACGACATTTCGAGCGAGTAGAAGCCGACGACGCCGCCGTTGCGCGCCTTGAACGAGCCGTCCGCCTGCACTTCCGGCTCATAGGCGGCGGCGATGTTATAGGCGATGTTGGTGGCGAGCGAGGTCTTGCCCATGCCGGGACGTCCCGCGAGCACGATCAAGTCCGAGCGCTGCAGGCCGCCCATGCGGCCGTCGAGCGAGTGGATGCCGGTGGAGATGCCGGAAAGCGAGCCGTCGCGTTCGAAGGCCTGGCCGGCCATGTCGATGGCCTGCGCCACCGCGTCGTTGAACGACTGGAAGCCGCCGTCGTAGCGGCCGGTCTCGGCCAGTTCGAAGAGGCGGCGCTCGGCGTCCTCGATCTGGTTCTGCGGCGGCATGTCGAGCGGCGCGTCATAGGCGATGTTGACCATGTCCTCGCCGATGGTGATCAGCGAGCGGCGCAGCGCAAGGTCGTAGATCGCGCGGCCGTAATCTTCCGCGTTGATGATCGTCACGGCCTCGGCGGCAAGGCGGGCGAGATATTGCGGGATCGTCAGGTCGCCGACCTTGCCATCCGCCGGAAGGTGCGTCTTCAGGGTGATCGTCGTCGCGATCTTGCCCATACGGATCGTGTCGCCGGCAAGCTCGTAGATCTTGCGGTGCAGCGGTTCGTTGAAATGGATCGGCTTCAGGAAGTCCGAGACGCGGTAATAGGCGTCGTTGTTGAC
Protein-coding sequences here:
- a CDS encoding MarR family winged helix-turn-helix transcriptional regulator, which translates into the protein MNTTDPRERLLDDLSRVQRKMRALFDARVKERGLTLPRARALLILGRGAQLNQRELAHELDIETPTLVRLLDGMEKQGFIERQAVEGDRRAKQIVMTDYGANVAREVLDLARSLRADVLKSIPTGDMSTTVKVFAVMAENIAQSCRESVEA
- a CDS encoding MFS transporter, which translates into the protein MSAVPASEERGQEDAAEPVAEQPAAPPPAPPVITPRRAAACIAASTLLAMTQGFGMNLVAANIPQLQGPFGATSAEAVWLMAAYMAPNASLSLALIKIRNQYGLRHFAELGIAVFLVVSVLHIFITDLHSAIVLRFFAGIAAAPLSSLGFLYMLEAFTPARKLTVGISLALTNIGLAAPLTRLISPALIELGGVRALLHLEVALAMLSFAAIYLLPLTPVPRAKVIEKLDILSYVFIAIGFGSGAVILVTGRTYWWMEAQWIGELLVVMIGALTIAALLELNREKPLIDLRWLFSREMLHFAAVLILFRLMLAEQTAVASNFFQIMGLQSDQLTHLYGVVALATLAGGLLCAVIMKPGREPGIHMIALLLIGVGAFMDSHATNLTRPEQMYLSQAMIAAGGSLFLPPAIAAGFTMALRKGPQYILSFIVVFLVTQSLGGLAGSALFGSFITLREKFHSNVLAQAMTLADPLVAARVSQLSAAYGRTITDAAVLKAEGVALLSQQVTREANVLAHNDAFFVIALLAVAAAAALAIHWIYIRIKEATAPVEGQAAIEG
- a CDS encoding HlyD family secretion protein: MKQYIRNTATTLAVVLGIAGIGAVLYAWQLPPFSSEVQTTDNAYVRGYVTLISPQLAGYITDVPVKDYETVKAGQVLARLDDRIYRQKVEQAKATLASQTAALSNSEQQENAAKARIGASEAALASAKAARRRAEENWNRIEELSGKGIATQSDREQSRTALDQAEASVSQAEANLEVTKQDLQTIIVGRDSLRAAVAGAQASVELAKIDLSNTVVTAPRDGVVGEVGGKLGQYVAAGTQLMAVVPHDTWIIANFKETQLAYIKPGQKVEVSVDALKHAKLVGRVERFSPAAGSEFSVIRPDNATGNFTKVAQRIPVRIAIDEGQDLAKYLAPGLSVVVTTVVGD
- a CDS encoding SDR family NAD(P)-dependent oxidoreductase yields the protein MSIDLKDRIALVTGASRGIGYFTALELAKAGAHVIACARTVGGLEELDDAIKAVGGSATLVPFDLADMAAIDKLGGSIFERWGKLDILVANAGVLGTISPIGHVEAKVFEKVMTINVTATWRLIRSVEPLLTRSDAGRAVILSSSAAHKCKPFWGPYSASKAAVEALARTWASETQHTALRITSFDPGATRTAMRAQAIPGEDPSTVQHPSEVAKAILPLVSRDYAETGKLYDMRQGRLLDYRLPE
- the purF gene encoding amidophosphoribosyltransferase, giving the protein MSDFEFPGRHDDDLDGDTLHEECGVFGILGHPEAATLTALGLHALQHRGQEAAGIVSFDGKQFNTEKHMGLVGDHYTNPVTLAKLPGNMAIGHTRYSTTGEVALRNVQPLFAELEVGGIAVAHNGNFTNGLTLRRQLIAGGAICQSTSDTEVVLHLIARSRYTNTTDRFIDAIRQMEGGYSMLGITRTKLIAARDPTGIRPLVMGELDGKPIFASETCALDIIGAKFVRDVENGEIIICEIQPDGSITIEARKSGNAQPERLCLFEYVYFARPDSVVGGRSVYVARKNMGINLAKEHPVEGDVVVPVPDGGTPAALGYAQESGIPFEYGIIRNHYVGRTFIEPTQQIRAFGVKLKHSANRAMIAGKRVILVDDSIVRGTTSLKIVQMIRDAGAKEVHIRVASPMIFYPDFYGIDTPDRDKLLANQYNDVKAMAKYIGADSLEFISIDGLYRAVGGEDRNPARPQFTDHYFTGDYPTRLLDKEGETMGRKVSVLASNG
- a CDS encoding CvpA family protein, with the protein product MPITILDGIVIGVALFSAVLAMVRGFSREVLSVASWVGAAAAAYFLYPVLLPYAKDYTTSDTVAMVGSAAAVFLVALIVISFITMRIADFIIDSRVGALDRTLGFLFGAARGILLVVVAMLFFNWLVAPQQQPAWVTTAKSKPLLDNLGSRLVALLPEDADATILDRLRGKAGATEGGAAEDPDGASGGTNQAPAEETPATNG
- the radA gene encoding DNA repair protein RadA, translating into MAKARTQFVCQNCGTAHSRWVGKCEGCGEWNTVVEEDPMGGIGSGPGKVPKTGRPVALTALSGEIEEAPRIHTGIGELDRATGGGFVRGSAVLIGGDPGIGKSTLLMQAAAALSRRGHRIIYVSGEEAVAQVRLRAQRLQAAETDVLLAAETNVEDILATVGEGKRPDLVIIDSIQTLWSDTAEAAPGTVTQVRTGVQAMIRFAKQTGAAMVLVGHVTKEGQIAGPRVVEHMVDAVLYFEGDRGHHYRILRTVKNRFGPTDEIGVFEMSDKGLREVSNPSELFLGERNAKSPGAAVFAGMEGTRPVLVEVQALVAPTSLGTPRRAVVGWDSARLSMILAVLEAHCGVRLGQHDVYLNVAGGYRISEPAADLAVASALVSSLAGLALPADCVYFGEVSLSGAIRPVAHTAQRLKEAEKLGFSQAVLPAGSADLPKGAGGRWSEIDSLPDLVARIAGSKSALKREDEDV
- the alr gene encoding alanine racemase — encoded protein: MSHHHPHARPTLPVAGEDHARLTIDLSALADNWRTMARRSGAARTAAVLKADAYGIGLEPAAKTFHHAGARDFFVATPAEGAALRALLPDVRIYVLSGMWAGSERLFFEFDLVPVIVSEEQLVVFMAAIAEGGDLPCVLHVDTGMSRLGLRVEDALALAEDAARPASFAPIMLLSHLACADDPAHPLNRQQLQRFRSVVKAFDDIDATLANSAGIFLGEDYHFTLTRPGIALYGGAAVNGVPNPMKPVVTAEARILQVREAKAGESVSYGASAVLARDTRIAVAAIGYADGYMRSLSGSGVPLRTAGISGASGVLHGHAVPLIGRVTMDLSHFDVTDLPPGSVRAGDFIELFGRAMPIEDVARAGGTIDYELLTSLGRRYERRYETAKK
- a CDS encoding replicative DNA helicase, giving the protein MNDAVRKLSQAGRENAELHHREAPNNVEAEQALLGAILVNNDAYYRVSDFLKPIHFNEPLHRKIYELAGDTIRMGKIATTITLKTHLPADGKVGDLTIPQYLARLAAEAVTIINAEDYGRAIYDLALRRSLITIGEDMVNIAYDAPLDMPPQNQIEDAERRLFELAETGRYDGGFQSFNDAVAQAIDMAGQAFERDGSLSGISTGIHSLDGRMGGLQRSDLIVLAGRPGMGKTSLATNIAYNIAAAYEPEVQADGSFKARNGGVVGFYSLEMSSEQLATRIISEQTEVSSSKIRRGDISEADFEKLVACSQMMQKVPLYIDQTGGISIAQLSARARRLKRQRGLDCLVVDYIQLMTGSGKSSDNRVQEITQITTGLKALGKELNVPIIALSQLSRQVESREDKRPQLSDLRESGSIEQDADVVLFVFREEYYVKNLEPRDEFDPKYEEWKMKFEAVKGTADVIIAKQRHGPTGTVKLAFQSEYTRFTDLADPSFTQYEH